A single window of Providencia alcalifaciens DNA harbors:
- a CDS encoding FUSC family protein, whose translation MKKIPAIHDGILFSSCLVLSALTALALIDVQAAMWAAFSTLYSFNLFNAAKEYKNYLYTAFWLSMILVAIYIGDTLRLGTGFYIYLAIFSFIYYQLYGTDPIMDLTMKFMIIMSTIGTILPEVSKSLTLGFLIGSGVTLLTYYFLSHKMTRHSIITPLTVEKNLFTLRKNIIPRSMTYTIGLLLTLAIPRMIDLGHFYWTLLTFVFVLHPKSESIVHITLQRVAGSLISVLFLFLLFNTPLMPYIGLVAILVFAFLLPMSFHHGYTFMTFVVTSLILSVLEQVVYWRHPVYTLLFDRVLETALGGAIAIITSIILKLFREKSPES comes from the coding sequence ATGAAGAAAATCCCTGCGATCCATGACGGAATTCTGTTCAGCAGCTGCTTAGTTTTAAGTGCCCTCACTGCACTCGCACTGATCGACGTTCAGGCCGCCATGTGGGCAGCATTTTCGACGCTCTACTCATTTAACCTATTTAACGCCGCTAAAGAATATAAAAATTACCTCTATACTGCTTTTTGGCTATCCATGATTTTAGTCGCTATCTATATTGGCGATACGCTACGTTTAGGCACTGGGTTTTATATTTATCTGGCAATATTCTCATTTATCTATTATCAGCTCTATGGCACAGATCCGATCATGGACTTGACCATGAAATTCATGATTATCATGTCCACCATTGGTACAATCTTGCCTGAAGTGTCAAAAAGCCTGACATTAGGTTTTTTAATTGGCAGTGGCGTCACCTTGCTCACCTATTATTTTCTCAGCCACAAAATGACTCGCCATTCCATTATTACGCCACTTACTGTGGAAAAAAATCTATTTACCCTACGTAAAAATATTATTCCACGGTCAATGACCTATACCATTGGATTATTGTTAACTTTGGCTATCCCTCGGATGATAGACTTAGGGCATTTCTATTGGACATTGCTGACTTTCGTTTTTGTATTGCACCCAAAATCTGAAAGTATTGTGCACATTACACTGCAACGGGTGGCGGGTAGCTTAATTTCCGTGTTATTCCTATTCCTGTTATTTAATACCCCGTTGATGCCTTATATTGGGCTAGTGGCTATTTTAGTTTTCGCCTTTTTGCTACCAATGAGTTTTCATCACGGCTATACCTTTATGACTTTTGTCGTCACCAGCCTAATCCTCTCGGTTCTTGAACAAGTGGTTTATTGGCGTCATCCGGTCTATACCTTATTATTTGACCGTGTGCTTGAAACTGCCTTGGGTGGAGCTATCGCCATTATCACGAGTATTATCTTGAAACTATTTAGAGAAAAAAGCCCGGAAAGCTAA
- a CDS encoding helix-turn-helix domain-containing protein, translated as MLQESVIREIILWIEQNLESRLSLDTVADKSGYTKWHFQRLFKTQTGLALGAYIRARRLSCSAVALRLTSDSIMDISLRYRFDSQQTFCRAFKKQFGVTPSEYRKRSGWHIEGFCLPLRESKELEAHVELVELKEIHLAGMTHRYTQGINEWNLKTEELRRQYWKNFLDKNKIVTKNLYAIHGVDTSSDEEGRFLYSTAFDNNDLDVIPPFTKKLMVPAGNYLQIKFIGNLQGTDYNDIIYTVYGKVLAEMDIARGLGADIEHYVLKSTPTYEDFVSHPHTYIQELNYYIPVIA; from the coding sequence ATGCTACAAGAAAGTGTTATCAGGGAAATTATTCTCTGGATCGAACAAAATTTAGAGTCGCGGCTCTCCCTTGATACCGTTGCTGATAAATCTGGATACACTAAATGGCACTTTCAACGATTATTTAAAACCCAAACAGGTCTCGCGTTAGGTGCTTATATTCGCGCTCGTCGTTTATCCTGTTCTGCGGTTGCTTTGCGCTTAACGAGCGATAGTATCATGGATATTTCTCTACGCTATCGTTTTGATTCACAACAAACTTTTTGTCGAGCATTCAAGAAACAGTTTGGTGTAACACCTTCAGAATATCGTAAACGCTCAGGCTGGCATATTGAAGGTTTTTGCCTTCCTCTGCGTGAAAGTAAAGAACTCGAAGCTCATGTGGAATTAGTTGAATTAAAAGAGATCCACTTAGCGGGAATGACACATCGCTACACACAAGGCATTAACGAGTGGAACTTAAAAACTGAAGAGCTACGACGCCAGTATTGGAAAAACTTTTTAGATAAAAACAAGATTGTTACTAAAAATTTGTATGCTATCCACGGGGTTGATACAAGCTCCGATGAAGAAGGCCGTTTTCTCTACTCCACTGCATTTGATAACAACGATCTTGATGTCATACCACCATTTACTAAAAAACTGATGGTTCCTGCTGGCAATTATTTGCAAATTAAATTTATCGGTAATTTACAAGGCACTGACTATAACGACATTATTTACACCGTTTATGGAAAAGTGCTGGCCGAGATGGATATTGCTCGCGGCTTAGGGGCTGATATCGAACATTATGTTTTAAAATCAACACCAACTTATGAGGATTTTGTTAGCCACCCTCATACTTACATCCAAGAGCTGAATTACTATATTCCTGTGATTGCCTAG
- a CDS encoding DAPG hydrolase family protein codes for MKTNQTWAVDDINQLLLPHPLRMEMGIERDENGLLTVAVRTDLQGCKGRMLAWWFTFFETTQHIRWWHPHDHVAHHGWDEKWQKGESFIGASIHAVESLGAIPPVAAKLKFRDPTDFFEASAYEKAIKEGHISGAVCSSIGFGEHIEMDAKGYPIDGKMMHLARDTEFGCVLRSRFLLGASLEDPRTQLSDEIGLELMRHCYNEFTYLSRFLPSLYYGEHANGENAPLPW; via the coding sequence ATGAAAACAAATCAAACATGGGCAGTTGACGACATAAATCAGTTGCTACTTCCACATCCATTACGCATGGAAATGGGTATTGAGCGTGATGAAAATGGGTTATTAACGGTCGCCGTTCGCACTGACTTACAGGGTTGTAAAGGTCGAATGTTAGCATGGTGGTTTACCTTTTTTGAAACCACACAACATATCCGCTGGTGGCATCCCCATGACCATGTTGCTCATCACGGCTGGGATGAAAAATGGCAAAAAGGGGAGAGTTTTATTGGCGCTTCCATTCATGCTGTTGAGTCTCTCGGTGCGATCCCACCAGTGGCAGCGAAGTTAAAATTTAGAGATCCAACGGATTTCTTTGAGGCTTCAGCGTATGAAAAAGCCATCAAAGAGGGGCATATTTCCGGTGCGGTTTGCTCTTCGATTGGTTTTGGTGAGCATATTGAAATGGATGCCAAGGGGTATCCTATTGATGGGAAAATGATGCATCTAGCCCGTGATACTGAGTTTGGTTGTGTATTACGTAGCCGTTTCTTGCTAGGGGCATCTCTTGAGGATCCGCGCACACAGCTGTCCGATGAAATTGGATTAGAGCTAATGCGCCACTGTTATAACGAATTTACCTATTTGTCTCGTTTTTTGCCATCGCTGTATTACGGCGAGCACGCGAATGGGGAAAATGCGCCATTACCATGGTGA
- a CDS encoding NAD(P)-dependent oxidoreductase: MKISILGATGFVGKALVSEALMRHHQVTAISRHSNQLPQHAHLIAESGDITDVAWLTSRLKGQDVVLSAFNGGWSNPNLYRDTVAGNQAILEAVKKAGIKRFIVVGGAGSLEIAPGVLLLDSPDFPANIWPGAQAVKEFKTTLESIDSLDWTFVSPAAMLEDGARTETFRLGGKQLLMNGNTPAKISVQDLAVAILDEVERPQFIRQQFTAAY, from the coding sequence ATGAAAATATCGATCCTAGGAGCCACTGGTTTTGTCGGTAAAGCGTTGGTTTCTGAAGCCTTAATGCGTCATCATCAAGTCACTGCGATCTCTCGTCACAGCAATCAGCTTCCTCAACATGCTCATTTAATTGCTGAATCTGGAGATATTACGGATGTGGCATGGCTAACATCTCGGCTTAAAGGCCAAGATGTGGTGCTTAGTGCATTTAATGGTGGATGGAGTAATCCTAATCTGTACCGCGATACTGTTGCAGGAAACCAAGCAATCTTAGAGGCAGTAAAAAAAGCAGGTATAAAACGATTTATTGTGGTTGGCGGTGCCGGAAGCTTAGAAATCGCGCCAGGTGTTTTATTGCTCGACTCCCCAGATTTTCCAGCCAATATCTGGCCAGGAGCCCAAGCGGTCAAAGAATTTAAAACGACCTTGGAATCTATCGATAGCTTAGATTGGACGTTTGTTTCTCCTGCCGCAATGCTTGAAGATGGCGCTCGAACAGAAACCTTTCGCCTTGGTGGAAAACAGCTATTAATGAATGGTAACACCCCCGCAAAAATATCTGTTCAGGATTTAGCGGTGGCGATATTAGATGAGGTAGAGCGGCCACAATTTATCCGTCAGCAGTTTACAGCTGCATATTAA
- a CDS encoding DMT family transporter translates to MLEALKEWLWLLDMTHKNTVIIFAAIISILWGMGFPISKIGIGIVGAWVFRFYSALIALLVLLFVFFFIYKKQFIASHFIRCIPLGILNMFLVPILNNIALQFTDSVKASVLVYTMPAITSCFVMISQRKIILNSLVVSVLCGLGILFFTSFDAMSYGEVIILLSAFVWALGTFLSGHIAVNVDVFSKVLYQNITSFLIILVFTMFLSANLDLTSYGLSYRRLMTELLIPVIFIGVANGVLVYILWFYMIDNGGAELSSYSILISPMMSVLISYYYLGEAINMNMLIGMVLIFTSVALVFLKKKN, encoded by the coding sequence GTGTTAGAGGCGCTAAAAGAATGGCTGTGGTTGCTCGATATGACGCATAAAAATACGGTCATTATATTTGCAGCGATAATATCTATACTGTGGGGGATGGGATTTCCGATCTCGAAAATCGGTATTGGAATTGTTGGGGCATGGGTATTCCGATTCTACTCCGCATTGATAGCTTTGCTGGTGCTTTTATTTGTATTTTTCTTTATATATAAAAAGCAATTTATAGCGAGCCATTTTATTCGTTGCATTCCTCTTGGCATTTTAAATATGTTCCTCGTGCCAATATTAAACAACATTGCGCTCCAATTTACGGACTCCGTTAAGGCGTCAGTATTGGTCTATACCATGCCAGCGATAACGTCTTGCTTTGTGATGATAAGCCAGCGAAAGATAATCTTGAACTCGTTGGTTGTCTCGGTACTTTGTGGGCTTGGAATTCTGTTTTTTACCTCATTTGATGCGATGAGCTATGGTGAAGTGATTATATTGCTAAGTGCATTTGTATGGGCGCTAGGAACCTTTCTATCAGGACACATTGCCGTCAACGTTGATGTTTTTTCAAAGGTGCTTTATCAAAATATCACTTCATTTTTGATTATATTGGTTTTTACGATGTTTCTATCTGCCAATTTAGATTTGACAAGCTATGGATTGAGTTACCGTAGATTGATGACGGAATTGCTGATTCCCGTGATTTTTATCGGTGTAGCAAATGGGGTATTAGTTTACATTTTATGGTTTTACATGATTGATAATGGCGGGGCTGAACTATCGTCTTATTCGATTCTTATTTCACCGATGATGAGTGTGCTTATCTCGTATTACTACTTAGGTGAAGCAATAAACATGAATATGTTGATTGGAATGGTTTTGATTTTTACTAGTGTCGCTTTAGTCTTTTTGAAGAAGAAAAACTAA
- a CDS encoding DUF2946 domain-containing protein has product MHLRHAIRQFAAYLALLAVAMLFVAPLISKSMSHMNNCSMEHGEIAEHSMQQHHEMPLSEHCEDGGAMNHMLMTGIGQSPMEDIACGYCQLLVHFPFLILFVAAVIRQLATLAIFVPFERCIQLRIFRPWSLQLARAPPTSY; this is encoded by the coding sequence TTGCATTTACGTCACGCGATTCGACAATTTGCCGCTTATCTTGCTTTACTCGCTGTAGCGATGTTATTCGTTGCGCCATTGATTTCAAAATCAATGTCACACATGAATAACTGCTCGATGGAGCATGGGGAAATAGCGGAGCATTCGATGCAGCAGCATCACGAAATGCCATTGTCTGAACATTGCGAAGATGGCGGTGCGATGAACCATATGCTGATGACGGGAATCGGGCAATCACCGATGGAAGACATCGCGTGTGGTTACTGCCAACTACTTGTTCACTTCCCATTTTTGATTTTATTTGTTGCTGCGGTGATCCGCCAATTAGCAACCCTCGCTATCTTTGTTCCTTTCGAACGTTGTATTCAATTACGAATTTTCCGTCCTTGGTCATTACAGCTAGCTCGCGCACCACCCACATCCTATTGA
- a CDS encoding helix-turn-helix domain-containing protein produces the protein MNENEIAKKLGIKIRMQRESHKMSLQQAADLIGVSEDEMNRFESGESCIDVDSLFQFAYLFNLEPASFLYGVVNINSGTRSTIH, from the coding sequence ATGAATGAAAATGAAATTGCGAAAAAGTTAGGGATTAAGATCCGTATGCAAAGAGAGAGTCATAAAATGAGTCTTCAGCAAGCGGCTGATTTAATTGGTGTCTCTGAGGATGAAATGAATCGTTTCGAGAGTGGAGAAAGCTGCATTGATGTTGATTCTCTTTTTCAATTTGCGTATTTATTTAACTTAGAACCTGCATCATTCTTATATGGTGTTGTGAACATAAATAGTGGCACTAGAAGTACAATTCATTAA
- a CDS encoding TonB-dependent copper receptor: protein MNSINFKFSPVTALVISAIASTSTFAKEENQSSITDSSVMIVTAPVDSPLTISTSPKTPRQPVPASDGSDYLKTIPGFSQIRNGGTNGDPVFRGMFGSRLKIMTNDSEMLGACPSRMDAPTSYISPENFDLLTMVKGPQTVLWGPGNSAGTVRFEREKPVFTEGGIQGNASALTASNQRWDANADVSLGNEKGYVRLTGNKSRSNDYKDGNGDKVPSKWDKWNADVAVGWTPDEYTLLELSAGKGDGEARYAGRGMDGSQFKRESLGLRFEKSNIGDVFDKIEGNVYYNYADHIMDNYSLRSPMSTMGSGGGHMGGGHGGHGMMMNMPMKMRVDRETMGGRVMGTWLWRDYELRAGADMQTNKHRKNNNNSWKKDAEFQDYGVFSEVTWTASEQGKVIGGGRVDRVLVDNYTDVGSSGRNTVMPAGFVRYEHALPETPVMLYAGVGYTERFPDYWELFSPKMGPNGSKNVFDNVKTEKTTQLDIGAKYSDDKANAWVSAYVGRVDDFILFRYSPTNARMSQVENVNAMIMGGEMGVAYQLSDEWKADASLAYSWGKNRTDGRALPQMPPLESRLGLTWEKGDWTTTGLVRMVSRQDRVAINEGNVVGKDFSESAGFTVFSMNAAYRINENVKLSAGVDNLFDKTYSEHLNLAGNSGFGYSSNSPVNEPGRTFWGKLNVTF, encoded by the coding sequence ATGAACTCAATTAATTTTAAATTTTCACCTGTGACTGCGCTGGTGATTTCAGCTATCGCATCAACATCCACTTTTGCTAAAGAAGAAAATCAAAGTTCAATCACCGATAGCTCGGTCATGATTGTCACGGCTCCTGTGGACTCGCCGTTAACTATTTCGACATCGCCGAAAACCCCAAGACAGCCAGTACCGGCGAGTGATGGCTCTGATTACTTGAAAACAATCCCCGGATTTTCCCAAATCCGTAATGGCGGTACAAATGGTGACCCTGTTTTTCGTGGCATGTTTGGTTCCCGTCTTAAGATCATGACGAATGACAGTGAAATGTTGGGTGCGTGTCCTTCCCGTATGGATGCACCGACGTCCTATATTTCACCGGAAAACTTTGACTTGCTTACCATGGTGAAAGGGCCACAAACCGTATTATGGGGACCTGGAAACTCAGCGGGTACTGTACGTTTTGAGCGTGAAAAACCTGTCTTTACTGAGGGCGGCATTCAAGGTAATGCGAGTGCATTGACGGCGTCAAACCAGCGTTGGGATGCTAATGCGGATGTGAGCTTGGGAAATGAGAAAGGCTATGTGCGCCTGACGGGCAATAAATCTCGCTCTAATGACTATAAAGATGGTAACGGAGACAAAGTACCGTCTAAATGGGATAAATGGAATGCGGATGTTGCAGTGGGCTGGACGCCGGATGAATACACATTACTCGAGCTTTCCGCAGGAAAAGGTGATGGTGAAGCGCGATATGCAGGGCGAGGAATGGATGGCTCTCAATTTAAGCGTGAAAGCTTAGGATTACGTTTCGAGAAAAGCAATATCGGAGATGTATTCGATAAAATCGAAGGAAATGTTTACTACAACTACGCCGACCATATTATGGATAACTACTCACTGCGTAGCCCAATGAGCACAATGGGATCAGGCGGCGGGCATATGGGCGGTGGTCATGGCGGGCACGGCATGATGATGAATATGCCAATGAAAATGCGTGTTGACCGCGAGACGATGGGCGGTCGAGTCATGGGGACGTGGTTATGGCGTGATTATGAGCTGCGTGCTGGGGCAGATATGCAGACCAATAAACACCGTAAAAACAATAATAATAGCTGGAAAAAAGATGCCGAATTCCAAGATTATGGGGTATTTAGTGAGGTAACTTGGACGGCGAGCGAGCAAGGCAAGGTAATTGGTGGCGGGCGTGTAGATCGCGTATTGGTGGATAATTACACCGATGTGGGATCATCCGGTCGTAACACAGTCATGCCAGCGGGATTCGTTCGCTACGAACATGCATTACCTGAAACGCCGGTGATGTTATACGCAGGGGTAGGGTATACAGAAAGATTCCCAGATTATTGGGAGTTATTCTCGCCAAAAATGGGTCCGAATGGCAGCAAAAATGTTTTCGACAACGTGAAAACCGAGAAAACGACACAGTTAGATATTGGTGCAAAATACAGTGATGATAAAGCCAATGCATGGGTTTCCGCTTATGTAGGGCGCGTTGATGACTTTATTTTATTCCGCTATAGCCCAACTAACGCCAGAATGAGCCAAGTTGAAAACGTCAATGCGATGATCATGGGCGGTGAAATGGGGGTTGCTTATCAACTCAGCGATGAGTGGAAAGCGGATGCAAGTCTTGCGTATTCTTGGGGGAAAAATAGAACTGATGGGCGTGCACTGCCTCAAATGCCACCGTTGGAAAGCCGTTTAGGTTTAACGTGGGAGAAAGGCGATTGGACAACGACCGGATTGGTACGCATGGTGAGTCGCCAAGATCGCGTGGCAATCAACGAAGGTAACGTTGTCGGAAAAGACTTCAGTGAGAGCGCGGGCTTTACGGTATTTTCGATGAATGCGGCATATCGCATCAATGAAAATGTGAAGCTGAGTGCGGGGGTCGATAACTTGTTTGATAAAACGTACAGCGAGCACTTGAACTTAGCAGGTAATAGCGGATTTGGTTATTCGTCTAATAGCCCTGTTAATGAGCCGGGTAGAACATTCTGGGGTAAATTGAACGTCACGTTCTAA
- a CDS encoding TetR/AcrR family transcriptional regulator, producing the protein MSNSSEKKPARGRPSIPEGLLKEKIMNAALSSLLEDGYQLTSIDNVAKRAGVAKKTIYRFMENREELVERVVLNWTDSFVPLFEQKATTHNELFSLLQNNLEIIAKTVLSPEAVGLYRLLQTDFAHKELLLEKYQQNGIERSRQLLNQWLTRHAQDEVIQQHDFAIISDLILSMTIAEPLRQISLGLSPAGLTPGFQQRISHVIDFCRARI; encoded by the coding sequence ATGTCAAACAGCAGCGAGAAGAAACCAGCTCGAGGTCGCCCAAGTATTCCTGAGGGGCTTCTCAAAGAAAAAATCATGAATGCAGCACTGAGCTCACTACTTGAAGATGGATACCAACTCACCAGTATTGATAATGTGGCAAAACGTGCAGGCGTGGCTAAAAAAACCATTTATCGGTTTATGGAAAATCGCGAAGAGCTTGTAGAAAGAGTGGTACTCAATTGGACGGATAGCTTTGTGCCATTGTTTGAACAGAAAGCTACAACCCACAATGAGCTATTTAGTTTGTTACAGAATAATTTAGAAATTATCGCGAAAACTGTTCTTTCCCCAGAAGCCGTTGGACTGTATCGCTTATTACAAACGGATTTTGCACACAAAGAATTGCTATTAGAAAAATACCAACAAAATGGTATTGAGCGCAGTCGCCAATTACTCAATCAATGGCTAACCCGCCATGCGCAAGACGAAGTTATCCAACAGCATGACTTTGCCATTATCAGCGATTTGATCCTCTCGATGACAATAGCTGAACCATTACGGCAAATTTCATTAGGGCTTTCCCCTGCAGGGCTTACACCCGGATTTCAGCAGAGGATCTCTCATGTGATTGATTTTTGTCGCGCTAGAATTTAG